The stretch of DNA TTGTCGATAAGCTCAACTATGTCAACGATGCCAATGCCGAATATGCCGAGGTGGGTAAGATTGACGTGCGCCATGAGGCTGTTGCCGATAAGAAGTTTGAAGCAGCTCTCGGTCAGGCAAAGGTGAACGACTCAACAGCAACCGTGAAGCTCGACAAGTATGAGCCTAACAACCTACAATATACCGTCAACTCAAAGAATGGTGGTGTGGTAGTCTTCTCTGAAATCTACTATCCTGGTTGGACAGCCACTATCGATGGTCAGCCTGCAGAGCTCGGACGTGTGAACTACATCCTCCGTGCTGTGAGCGTGAAGCCGGGTAAGCACACCGTAGTCCTCGACTTCCACCCAACAAGTATCTCAACGACTGAGACCATTGCTTACATCGCCTGCATTATCTTACTCTTAGCAATTGCGGGAGCAGGGTATGTGGAGTGGAAGAAGAAATAGAAGCCCCACCCCATCCCTCCCCGAAAGGGGAGGGCGTTGAATGCGGGATACCCCCAATCATCCCTGAACTTGCGGTCACTGCCTAAAGTGAAGTGTGGGGATAAGGGGAAGTCATCACAAAAGATGAAGGTTGAAGAAGAAAGAAGAATAAAACAGAATACCCTCGCAAGTATGTTAGCTAACGAGGGTATTCCGTTTAAATCGAAGAGTGTTTAGAACATAGGCTTTATATGCTTTTATTATATAGGGCTTATAGCGTTCTTCACCTTTTATATATATTGTAAAACAAGATAACAAGAAAATTATGAGACAACGAGTTGAAAAGAAGCTGAATCAACATTTGATGCTTCCAATAAAATTATTCATGGGCAGAGAGAAGTCGGGCGGAATCGTTCTGCTTCTCAGTGTAGCCTTGGCAATGGTATTGGCAAACACCAACTTAGCAACAGATTACTTTCATTTCTTTGAGCAGGAGGTAGGCTTTATCGTCAACGGAGAGCCTTATCTGAATTATAGTCTGCACCACTGGATTAACGATGGACTGATGGCGATGTTCTTCTTTGTGGTAGGCTTAGAATTGAAAAGGGAATTCATCGGTGGCGAACTGGCTGACATCAGAAACACAATTCTGCCCGTGAGTGCAGCAATAGGTGGAATGCTTGTACCTGCCTTGATATTTTTAAGTCTGAACATAGGTACCCCACAAACGATGGGATGGGGCATACCGATGGCAACAGACATCGCCTTTGCCTTAGGAGTGATCTATCTCTTAGGAGATAAAGTACCTGCCTCGGCAAAGCTTTTCTTGACAACACTTGCCATAGTAGATGACCTTGGGGCTGTTCTTGTGATTGCTTTCTTCTATACTTCCGAACTGTCTATCGTGAGTCTCCTCTTTGGTTTCGCCTTCCTTGCCGTGATGTTTGTAGGTAACAGATTGGGTATTAAGAGTCTGTTCTTTTATGCCGCACTCGGTATCGGTGGCGTATGGGTGACGTTCTTACTGTCTGGAATCCACGCAACCATCGCAGCCGTACTCGCTGCCTTTATGATTCCAGCCGATGCAAGGATTAACGAGTTTGTCTATCTCAAGCGTATGAAGAAACTGACAAGACGTTTCGAGAAAGAGGAACCTAACGAGGTGAGAACCTTGGAGGAGGGACAGGTGGATGTGTTGACACATATTCAGCATGACACAACGATTGCTATTCCACTGCTGCAACAGCTTGAACACAAACTTGCTCCTATCGTTACCTTCGTGATTATGCCTATCTTTGCGATTGCCAACGCAGGTATCAGCTTCACGAATTTAAGTCTTTCAGACATCTTCTCTACCCACGTAACACTCGGAGTGACATTGGGTCTGCTCTTAGGAAAACCGATTGGAATTATTGGAGCAACTTTCTTAATGGTGAAAATGCGTTGGGCAACCCTTCCAAGTGCCATCAACCGTCGCACACTGCTGGGTCTAGGTATGCTTGCCTCCATCGGCTTCACCATGTCGATGTTCATCTCTACTCTCGCCTTCACCGATGAGCTATTAATGACACAAGCGAAGTTGGGCATCTTCCTCGCCTCCATCTTAGGTGGAATAGGTGGATATGTACTGCTGAATAAGAAAAGTAAGTAAAAATAAGGAAACAAGCAAACAACTGGCCCCTCCCCCGTCCCCTCCCCCGTAGGGAGGGGAGTAGAATGTAACGAAAGCAACCAGCCCCACCCCCAACCCCTCCCCCATAGGGAGGGGAGTAGAATGCGTGAGAGATAGAAGCCTCACCCCCCAACCCCTCTCCGAAGGGAGAGGGGCGTGATTAGCGAGATACCCCTATTGTTTAGGAAAATCTTTTAGTCATTCTTTAGCAAATTGTTACCAGCACTCCCCCTCTCTGTAGGAGAGGGGGTTGGGGGGGTGAGGCTGGTAGGGAGTTGGGGCTTCTCTTTTGTCATAATTTTTCTCATCCCCTTTTTCAAAAGATGCTCTTTTAGCTTCGAATTAACGCCCTTTTGGCTTGCAAAAGATGCCCTTTAAGGCTCTTACTAACGCCCTTTAAGAGTCCAACTAAGCACCTTTTCTTGCACAACTTTATAACCAACTGATTTTCTGTTAGTTGCAAACTTGCTTTTTGAGCATATTTCACCGCTTTATTTAAGCTGTTTTACCCGAATTTATGTAATGATTTTTCAACTCTCACCTGTTAACTTTCAATGCACTAAATTAGAAAGAAAATGCTTTATAATTCATAATGCACAATTATAATTACCGATGTTGAAAAATCAACTGGAACTTACTAACCCTTAAAATTCAAATCATAAAGGTCAAAATTCAAACTTCAAAGTTCAAAGATCAATGTTTTTCTATCGGACAGACAGTAGAGGTCAGTTTCATCTTTTCGACATCAAATGTAGTGAGGTAAGAAGTATCTGCGAAGGCTGTTGAGAGAACGGAGAACCTCTTTATCCTATATAGGTCGTGACCGTAAAGCATATAGTTAGCAATATCTGTTGTTGTGAAATAAGGTGTCATCGGAGTATGTGAGTGCATTACCTCTTTTATCTCC from Prevotella scopos JCM 17725 encodes:
- the nhaA gene encoding Na+/H+ antiporter NhaA, with translation MRQRVEKKLNQHLMLPIKLFMGREKSGGIVLLLSVALAMVLANTNLATDYFHFFEQEVGFIVNGEPYLNYSLHHWINDGLMAMFFFVVGLELKREFIGGELADIRNTILPVSAAIGGMLVPALIFLSLNIGTPQTMGWGIPMATDIAFALGVIYLLGDKVPASAKLFLTTLAIVDDLGAVLVIAFFYTSELSIVSLLFGFAFLAVMFVGNRLGIKSLFFYAALGIGGVWVTFLLSGIHATIAAVLAAFMIPADARINEFVYLKRMKKLTRRFEKEEPNEVRTLEEGQVDVLTHIQHDTTIAIPLLQQLEHKLAPIVTFVIMPIFAIANAGISFTNLSLSDIFSTHVTLGVTLGLLLGKPIGIIGATFLMVKMRWATLPSAINRRTLLGLGMLASIGFTMSMFISTLAFTDELLMTQAKLGIFLASILGGIGGYVLLNKKSK